The Methylomarinum sp. Ch1-1 genome contains the following window.
GCATATTTCACCTCTGTTAGAGCTAGCATTACGATGATTTTAACGGATTTATCTAAAGTAGTCTGATTTTAAAGTAGCCTGTCCCCTTTTTCTTTGAGGTGAGAATATGGAAACAATCATGAAACGTTTGTTAATTTTTATTGCCATCAGTTACGGATTGCTGCTGACGGCTTGCAGTCAACCGCTGGTTAAACAAGACAGGCAGGTTCGCCAGCCGGTTAAAAATCTGATTCTGATGATCGGCGACGGCATGGGGCCTCAACAACTAGGGCTGCTGCGAGAATATGCCCGCCGAGCTCAGTCTTCTCGCTATCTCGCTCAAAATGGCAAGACGGCGTTTGACCGTTTTGCCGAGCAGGGCTTAGTCGGCCTGTCGTCAAATGGGCCGGCCGATGCGTTGGTCGTCGATTCCGCCTGTTCTGCTTCGCAGCTGGCCAGCGGCATCAGTTCCAATAGTGAAATGATCGGTCTGGATCAGTGGGGTAATCCGGTCGAAACGATATTGGAAAAGGCCAAACAGCAGGGTAAGGCGACGGGCCTGGTTTCCGACACCCGCATCACTCATGCGACACCCGCGGCCTTTGCCAGCCATCAACGCCACCGTTCGCTGGAAAATGCGATTGCCGACGAGATGCTGAGCGGCAATCAGGTTGATGTGATGTTATCCGGCGGCTTGCGTCATTGGCTGCCACAGTCGGTCAACACAATGGCTGAGACTAGGGCGGCTATCGCCCGCTTGATCGATGAGCCGGCCATCGAATTGGTCTCGGCCAGACGGGACCAACACAACCTGCTGGAGCAGGCTAGGCGTCAGGGTTATGCGCTGGCCTTCAACCGCAGGCAGCTGCAACAGGCGAAGGGAGGAAAAATAGTGGGCTTGTTCGCCTCCTCGGCGATGCAGGATGCCTTGGACGATCATCATCGACGCAATCCTCACCAGCCTTCGCTGGCCGAGATGACGAAAAAGGCGCTGGAGGGTCTGGAACAAAATCCAAACGGATTTTTTCTGATGGTCGAAGGCGGCCAGATCGATTGGGCGGGACATAATAATGACGCCGGCGAGCTACTGCATGAAATGATACGATTCGAACAGGCCGTGGCCGCGGTGTTTGCCTGGGCGAAACATCGCCAGGATACCCTGGTCATCATCACCGCCGATCATGAAACCGGCGGCTTCGGTTTCAGCTATAGTCGCTATCGTGTTCCCGAGGCCAAGCCTTTGCCCGGAGCGGCGTTCGCCGAGCATCTCTACCAACCGAATTTCAATTTCGCCGACCCGGTCGTATTGGACCGTCTTTACGCCCAGAAAAAGAGTTTTTATCAGATCTGGCGTCAGGCCAAGGGCGAAAGGGCGGCGCCGGACGCAGATTCATTGTTGGCCGCGATAAATGCCAACAGCGCCTATAAAATCGACAAACTGGCGGCGGGCAGGATACTGGAAAAAGAAGCCAACGCCTATTACAGGCCGGGCCATCGCTATCTGAAGGCGAAGCAATTTCCCAAAGTCGATGATTTCGAAGAATTTTATGTTTACGGCGACGGTGTCCATCTGGACCTGATCGGGCGGGCGCTGGCCAAACAGCAAAATATCGTCTGGGCGACCGGCACGCATACCCATACGCCGGTGCCGGTGATTGCCTGGGGACCGGAACGCCATGTCCGCCGTTTTTCCACGTTGTCCCACCATACCGAAATAGGACTATGGATGATGGAGGCATTAACGAGTCAATGATAGCGGCATTTTTGCCTCGTTTATCAATCCATTTGTCGGTGTTATGCACAAAATGGTTTTTGCTCGCTATCTTTTTGCCGTCGACAGGGCAGAGAAGCTGAAAAATAGCTATTGACTTTTTTATCTTATTGATAAATATAGATAAAGTTTAATTGACTAAAAAAGATACAATTTAACAAAACTGTAATAAATACGTGGTCTCAGGACCGATTTGGACATGCTATCCACAAAGTTATCCACAGGTTTTGTGGGTAACTGCAAAATTTTTAATCGTTATCGGCAGTTAGCGATTTTTTGTATAAACAACTGGCAAATGATGTGATAAATTGTGCGTTTTTTTGACGGTCGGCGGTTAAAGAATTTTGGCTCGACTGGGTTGGTGTTTTCGCCGACTGAAACAGCAGCGATTAACCGTCGGACGATGATTCAATGCTGTCCGAGCAAGCTAAGTCGTTACATCCGCGCCGGTCGCGTTACAATATCGCTCGCTATGAACCGAGAAGATCGATGACGAATGAAATTAAAGTACTGTTAGTCGACGACCATGCCGTGGTCAGAGCCGGCTTCAAGATGCTGCTGTCGGCGGTGGCGGGCATGGATGTCTGCGGCGAAGCCGAGCGCGGCGAGCAGGCGATTCAACTGTATCAGGATTTGCAGCCCGATATCGTCGTGATGGATTTATCGATGCCCGGTATCGGCGGACTGGAAACGATACGCCGCCTGTTGCAGCGCTATGATCATATCAACATTCTGGTGTTCAGCGTTCATCATGAACAGGTTTATGTGAACAGGGCGTTATCGGCCGGCGCCAAAGGCTATATCACCAAAAACAGTGCGCCGGAAATTCTGCCTGAAGCGATTGAAAACATCGTGCAGGGGCAACGCTATATCGAAGTCGGACTGCTGAAGGAATCATCGGGACAGGATTATCAGGCGATAGTCGACGCCTTCTCGGCGCGGGAATTCGATGTATTCAGGTTGCTGGCCAAAGGCCTGACGGTGCAGAAAATTGCCGGGGAGCTCTGTCTTGGCTATAAGACCGTCGCCAATTACGCCACCCAAATCAAGAAAAAATTGCAGGCCGAGAGTATTGCCGAGCTGCCGCAGATCGCGCAAGCGCTCGGCATAAACGTAATGCCGGAATAATTGCAGCGCGGCCTGACAGCAACAAGAACGAGGGAACGCCTTGGCTTTCGACGAACGGATTGCACATTATCTCGATAACATTATCGCCGCCAAACCGGTCAATTTCGATCGTTTGCGTCAGCTGCTGAATCGGCAAGGCTATGACGATCAGACGCTGTTCAAGATCTTTGCCGTCGACAAGACTTCCCGGTCTCGTTACCGGATCAGCATCCTAGACCGACGATTGTTCGCCCAGCTGCAGGCTGATTTCCCCGTCTATCCAGTCAACGATAGAGTCAGCGCCGCGCGCGCCGGCGATAGTCATAAGCGTCCGGTCAGTCGGGCGATGATCATCCTGTGGCCTAGCCAGCAGGAGCATCCGGTCGTCGTCATCAATGATGCGGACGGCATTAACACGCCGATGGCCTTGGCGAAACGCCTGCTGATTGTCGAGAACCAGGAAAACTTCGTGCAAAAACAGCGCACGCTAGCTTTTCTGCGCCATCAGTATGCCGATTTCGCCGACATCGAGCTCGATATCGCTCATGGCGCCGGCAACGCGATCACTAACCGTCTGAACAAGGCCTTCTTCGATCGTTATCAACGGATCGACTGCCTGTTGGACCTGGATCTAGGCGGGCTGGAAATATTTGCTAATTTGCATAAATTGACCGATCATGCCCGGCTGCATTTTATGCTGCCGCCTTGCGCCGAAAAATTGTTGGCTCAATCCAAGCTGAAGCTTGCGGAGAAGCATCTGCCGGCCTTGCGCAAGCACCACGATCACTATCCGGCATTGCGGCCGGCCATAGAGCTGATCGTCAGGCAGCAACGCATGCTGGAACAGGAAATGTATTTACAGGAATAATGTTGGAAAATTTGGAATTATTGGAAAAAAAGACCGCCTATGCGGTCAATAAGCTGATCGCGATCAACTCGATCAGTTACTGTTATGTCGAGTTGCCCATAGACCGCCATTGCGCGCTGTTCGGACGCAACAATTTGGGCAAGACTTCGTTGCTGAACGCGTTGAAGCTGCATTTGTTTCCGGAGATCAGTTTCAACGATTGTAAGGGTAAATTTGCCTTCAAGTCATCGAAGGGGGAGCTGTATTCCAGCGAAGACAGTTACAGCTATTATTTCCCCAGCGACAGCAGTTTTCTGATTCTGGAGGCGGAAAACATCCACGGCCCTTTCTGCCTGATTCTGTTCAAATCCAACAGCAGCTTCGGTTATCAGCGATTGGCTTTGCCCTGCGCTTATGACGAGATCCGCGGGCAATTCTGGGATATCGACAACACCGAGATTAATAACGGGCTGGGCAGCCCGGTGGCGGATCTGGGCATTCCTAAAATTCTTGCCCTGTATCAGCAGTATAAAGCGGCCGGCGCGGTCATCCTGAAGACTAAAAAAGACATCAAGGACAAGCTGTTCAGCCATAGCCCGCTGCAGCGGGCCAAGGGCCGTTACTGTCTGGTTCCGTTGAAGGAAGGCGGCATGGAGCGCGAATTGAGCGCCTTTCGCCAGCTGATGAATTTTACCTTCGAAATCGCCAAGACCGACACCAAGGGGCTGACCGACACCTTCGCGACGATCATCGAAAGCGGCAAAATCAACACCCAGGACAAACTGCACCAGGATTTGCAGGTGATTATGGATGACTATAACGAACTGCGCCAGAGCCAGGATAAGCTGAAGGCGATCGCCAATTATCGTGACGACTTCAGTCAATTACAGACGATGCATCAACGCCGGAACGAGCAGAGACAAGCCTTCGCCGCGACGTTCGCAGCCTATGATGTTTGTTTGCGCAACACCGAAACGGAATGCCGTCGCTTAGTCGGGCAGCTCGAACCCGAGGTCGACAGATTGTATGCCTCACAGCAACGGCTCGGCCAA
Protein-coding sequences here:
- a CDS encoding alkaline phosphatase, producing MKRLLIFIAISYGLLLTACSQPLVKQDRQVRQPVKNLILMIGDGMGPQQLGLLREYARRAQSSRYLAQNGKTAFDRFAEQGLVGLSSNGPADALVVDSACSASQLASGISSNSEMIGLDQWGNPVETILEKAKQQGKATGLVSDTRITHATPAAFASHQRHRSLENAIADEMLSGNQVDVMLSGGLRHWLPQSVNTMAETRAAIARLIDEPAIELVSARRDQHNLLEQARRQGYALAFNRRQLQQAKGGKIVGLFASSAMQDALDDHHRRNPHQPSLAEMTKKALEGLEQNPNGFFLMVEGGQIDWAGHNNDAGELLHEMIRFEQAVAAVFAWAKHRQDTLVIITADHETGGFGFSYSRYRVPEAKPLPGAAFAEHLYQPNFNFADPVVLDRLYAQKKSFYQIWRQAKGERAAPDADSLLAAINANSAYKIDKLAAGRILEKEANAYYRPGHRYLKAKQFPKVDDFEEFYVYGDGVHLDLIGRALAKQQNIVWATGTHTHTPVPVIAWGPERHVRRFSTLSHHTEIGLWMMEALTSQ
- a CDS encoding response regulator transcription factor, producing the protein MTNEIKVLLVDDHAVVRAGFKMLLSAVAGMDVCGEAERGEQAIQLYQDLQPDIVVMDLSMPGIGGLETIRRLLQRYDHINILVFSVHHEQVYVNRALSAGAKGYITKNSAPEILPEAIENIVQGQRYIEVGLLKESSGQDYQAIVDAFSAREFDVFRLLAKGLTVQKIAGELCLGYKTVANYATQIKKKLQAESIAELPQIAQALGINVMPE